In the genome of Quercus robur chromosome 3, dhQueRobu3.1, whole genome shotgun sequence, one region contains:
- the LOC126719006 gene encoding senescence-associated carboxylesterase 101-like has protein sequence MAILNKQAFDPTGGLNEIKVYIAYLEQYKKLSKDKGIGYYDRYKLENHIGMTMTDIDPLKFKKFLACYWEEMVDQVEKRPQIVGHSLRTCSLFEATNYRRMIEPLDIAEYYNKGLKDYLNKGRSKQYIQLEQWLKEIEKPSSVPNELKKQNVASSLTEDSCFWAHVEEALISCKLLSSGESSDEEKDFAKKELIEFEKYVFDLMKNCAVSSKIFLPGSSFMKWWGEYRDITGAYYSSSLTNLLKNDNNYEAYANGSLEFPLNFV, from the coding sequence ATGGCAATTTTAAACAAGCAGGCTTTTGATCCCACCGGGGGGTTGAATGAAATAAAAGTATATATTGCTTATCTAGAACAGTATAAGAAGTTGTCTAAAGACAAAGGAATTGGATACTATGACAGATATAAGCTTGAAAACCATATTGGAATGACTATGACTGATATCGATCcgttaaagtttaaaaaattccTCGCATGTTATTGGGAAGAAATGGTTGATCAAGTAGAGAAAAGGCCCCAGATAGTAGGCCACTCCCTTCGTACCTGTTCACTCTTCGAGGCAACAAATTATCGAAGGATGATTGAGCCACTAGACATAGCTGAATACTACAACAAGGGCCTAAAAGACTACTTAAATAAAGGAAGATCAAAACAATACATACAATTGGAGCAGTGGCTGAAAGAAATTGAGAAGCCTTCAAGTGTTCCAAATGAATTGAAGAAACAGAATGTGGCGTCAAGTCTGACAGAGGATTCTTGCTTTTGGGCACATGTTGAGGAGGCTCTCATTTCATGCAAATTGCTGAGTAGCGGAGAATCAAGTGATGAGGAGAAAGACTTTGCAAAGAAAGAACTAATTGAGTTTGAAAAGTATGTATttgatttgatgaaaaattgtGCAGTATCTTCCAAGATTTTCTTACCTGGGAGCAGCTTCATGAAATGGTGGGGAGAGTATAGAGATATTACGGGAGCTTATTATAGCTCTAGTCTCACTAACTTATTGAAGAATGACAACAATTATGAGGCATATGCTAATGGCTCCCTAGAGtttcctttaaattttgtatga